A genomic stretch from Arachis stenosperma cultivar V10309 chromosome 3, arast.V10309.gnm1.PFL2, whole genome shotgun sequence includes:
- the LOC130968888 gene encoding pathogen-associated molecular patterns-induced protein A70-like: protein MVFETASSFIASWLTPTCLFVFVNLVIGTIAIVSRFATHHQRQQVDSSGQLVRSTSLLNRVMSFNLYSYKDDGHNSVQENHELAQQSLGQSVLDQVNSSERIDDSVQHELARTPSLLERLKSIKFYKSESTKKVKEEEPEFGSGHQPSATKDGLDRVNSDEDRRIRNLLSRRWEGEELLGEEVDKKADDFINRFKQQLRLQRLDSILRYRELPKRN from the coding sequence ATGGTATTTGAAacagcttcttctttcattgcCAGCTGGCTCACACCCACTTGTCTCTTCGTCTTCGTCAACCTTGTCATCGGTACCATAGCCATCGTTTCTCGTTTCGCCACCCATCATCAACGGCAGCAAGTTGACTCTTCGGGTCAACTCGTCCGTTCTACTTCTCTTCTGAACCGCGTCATGTCCTTCAACCTCTATTCCTATAAAGATGATGGACATAACTCAGTTCAGGAGAATCACGAGTTGGCCCAACAAAGTCTGGGTCAATCTGTGTTAGACCAAGTCAACTCTTCCGAAAGAATAGATGACTCGGTTCAACATGAGTTGGCCCGGACTCCATCTTTGTTGGAAAGATTAAAGTCAATAAAATTCTACAAATCAGAATCAACAAAGAAAGTTAAAGAGGAAGAACCTGAATTCGGATCCGGACACCAACCCAGTGCTACAAAGGACGGGTTGGATCGGGTGAATTCGGATGAGGATAGAAGAATAAGGAACTTATTATCGAGAAGGTGGGAGGGAGAGGAGTTATTGGGAGAAGAAGTGGACAAGAAAGCTGATGATTTCATCAACAGGTTTAAGCAGCAGCTTAGGCTTCAGAGGCTTGATTCAATACTACGTTATAGAGAGCTGCCCAAGAGAAATTAA